From Cyprinus carpio isolate SPL01 chromosome A7, ASM1834038v1, whole genome shotgun sequence, a single genomic window includes:
- the LOC109068658 gene encoding ubiquitin carboxyl-terminal hydrolase CYLD-like isoform X1, whose protein sequence is MSSALWSQEKSGGSFRDDWHFYIVVKECTVEKPGQKTLRIPRGSLGQACQERNSLGRTIPPSKGKRSLRILDQTNVVVSVDERDVMELEEKLAELLFPITNCEERYSLLRNRARLDRARDINCGSKVRVQLRFGDQPLPGVVRFKGALLPDRALSGIWFGVELLEEGRGQGFTEGSYQGQQLFRCEDECGVFVALDKLELWEDDELEVDRVTLEDNDQEVEGEGPPLEINSRVLVQTRDGPERGTVIFCDLLPGNESLGYYVGVDMDNPIGDWDGIIDGKQLCNFASLEHTRLVPICDVMPEYSMQDQRLPKVFACRAGSDKPGSQSKPKSKGLGLQPGSRSKSEFYYTLNGSSVDHPAQSKAKSTWYIDEVGEDPAKSLTETPPDFNPSSSPSRAPPITSSLSNDNKFHSLPFSLSHKVGPSGSMSHGPLSLSAGSVMGEQQEVLPPATTPVQRPPSPTQSQPGLEVGSLVEVKENPPLCGVIRWVGLPPGLQEPLAGLELEEECVGCTDGTFKGIRYFTCPPKKALFVKLKCCRPDSRFPSLHNSPNPIERCNSIAFGGYLSEVVNENTPPRTENDGLEVMVGKKKGIQGHYNSCYLDSTLFSLFSFSSVLDTVLLRPRSKTDVEYYKETQDLLRTEIVNPLRIHGYVCATKIMKLRRILEKVEAASGFTSEEKDPEEFLNILFHHILRVDPLLKLRSAGQKVQDCYFYQIFMDKKDKVLVPTSQQLLEWSFINSDLKFAEAPSCLIIQMPRFGKDFKMFNKIFPSLELDITDLLDDTPRECRICGGLALYECRECYEDCDITPGKIKQYCEKCNTQVHLHPRRKSHRYVKLSVPKELQESVWRQGSYPHQQMELFAVLCIETSHYVAFVKYGSADSDWLFFDSMADRDGGQNGFNIPQVSPCPEVGAYLKMTPEELHALDPKNIQGYARRLLCDAYMCMYQSPTMSLYK, encoded by the exons ATGAGCTCTGCGCTATGGAGCCAGGAGAAGTCAGGAGGCAGTTTCCGCGACGACTGGCACTTCTACATTGTTGTAAAGGAGTGCACTGTGGAAAAGCCAGGCCAGAAGACTCTGCGCATCCCACGTGGCAGCCTTGGCCAGGCCTGCCAAGAGCGCAACAGCCTGGGTCGCACAATTCCGCCCAGCAAGGGTAAGCGCAGCCTACGCATTCTGGACCAGACCAATGTGGTGGTTAGCGTGGATGAACGGGACGTTATGGAGCTTGAGGAGAAGCTGGCAGAGCTGCTGTTCCCCATCACCAACTGCGAAGAGCGCTACAGCCTGCTGCGCAACAGAGCACGTCTGGACAGGGCACGCGACATCAACTGCGGATCAAAAGTTCGAGTGCAGTTGAGGTTCGGTGACCAGCCCCTTCCAGGCGTGGTCCGCTTTAAAGGAGCTTTGCTGCCCGACAGAGCGCTGAGTGGTATCTGGTTTGGTGTTGAATTGCTG GAGGAGGGCAGAGGTCAAGGTTTCACCGAGGGCTCTTATCAGGGTCAGCAGCTGTTTCGTTGTGAAGATGAATGCGGTGTCTTTGTTGCACTGGATAAACTTGAGCTCTGGGAAGATGATGAGCTGGAGGTAGATCGTGTGACGCTAGAGGATAATGACCAGGAAGTGGAAGGTGAAGGACCGCCACTGGAGATCAACTCTCGAGTGTTGGTGCAGACGCGGGACGGCCCAGAACGGGGCACTGTTATTTTCTGTGACTTACTGCCTGGCAACGAGAGTCTTGGATACTACGTTGGTGTTGATATG GACAATCCCATTGGAGACTGGGATGGGATCATCGACGGCAAACAGCTGTGTAATTTTGCTAGTCTTGAACACACCCGTCTTGTCCCCATCTGTGATGTGATGCCAG aaTACTCCATGCAGGATCAGAGGCTGCCCAAAGTCTTTGCCTGCAGGGCCGGCAGTGACAAACCTGGCAGCCAGAGCAAACCAAAGAGTAAAG GGTTAGGCCTGCAGCCTGGCAGCAGGAGCAAGTCTGAGTTTTATTATACGCTAAATGGCAGTTCGGTTGATCACCCTGCCCAGTCCAAAGCCAAAAGCACATGGTACATAGATGAAG TTGGCGAGGACCCGGCCAAATCCCTGACGGAAACACCCCCAGACTTCAATCCAAGCTCGTCCCCTTCTCGAGCTCCGCCCATAACCTCCTCACTGTCCAATGATAACAAGTTCCACTCCCTGCCCTTTAGCTTGAGCCACAAAGTTGGCCCCAGTGGGAGCATGAGCCACGGCCCACTCTCCCTGTCCGCTGGCTCAGTGATGGGGGAGCAGCAAGAGGTCCTGCCACCTGCTACCACTCCTGTCCAGAGGCCTCCGTCGCCAACACAAAGCCAGCCAGGGTTAGAGGTCGGGTCATTGGTGGAGGTTAAAGAGAACCCACCTCTGTGTGGGGTCATCCGCTGGGTTGGTCTACCTCCAGGTCTTCAAGAGCCGCTAGCTGGGCTAGAGCTG gaggAGGAGTGTGTGGGCTGCACTGATGGAACGTTTAAAGGGATTCGTTATTTTACGTGTCCACCAAAGAAAGCTCTTTTTGTCAAACTGAAGTGCTGCAGGCCTGACTCACGATTCCCATCCTTACATAATTCACCCAACCCCATAGAACGATGCAACTCCATAG ctttTGGTGGTTACCTAAGCGAAGTAGTTAATGAGAACACTCCTCCTCGGACAGAAAATGATGGTTTGGAGGTGATggtggggaaaaagaaaggaataCAAGGGCATTACAACTCCTGCTATCTAGACTCTACTCTGTTCAG TCTTTTCTCCTTTAGTTCTGTGTTGGATACGGTGCTCCTGAGACCAAGATCTAAGACTGATGTAGAATATTACAAAGAGACACAAGACTTACTGCGCACAGAAATAGTCAACCCACTACGAAT ACATGGCTACGTGTGCGCCactaaaatcatgaaacttaggAGGATATTGGAGAAAGTGGAGGCAGCGTCAGGATTCACTTCAGAAGAGAAAG ATCCTGAGGAGTTCCTCAATATCCTGTTTCATCACATCCTGAGAGTCGACCCTCTTCTCAAACTTCG GTCTGCAGGACAGAAGGTTCAGGACTGTTACTTCTATCAAATCTTTATGGATAAGAAAGATAAAGTGCTGGTGCCAACCAGCCAGCAGCTTCTGGAGTGGTCCTTCATCAACAGTGATCTCAAATTTGCAGAG GCCCCTTCTTGCCTTATAATTCAAATGCCACGCTTTGGGAAGGACTTTAAGATGTTTAATAAGATCTTCCCTTCTCTGGAGCTTGACATCACAGATCTATTAGATGACA ccCCTAGAGAATGTCGGATTTGTGGTGGCTTAGCTCTTTACGAATGCAGAGAGTGCTATGAAGATTGTGACATCACGCCAGGAAAAATCAAGCAGTACTGCGAGAAGTGCAATACACAG GTACATCTGCACCCACGGCGTAAGTCTCATCGTTATGTTAAGTTATCTGTCCCTAAAGAGCTACAGGAGTCGGTTTGGAGACAGGGATCTTACCCTCACCAGCAGATGGAGCTGTTTGCCGTGCTTTGCATTGAGACAAGCCACTATGTCGCCTTTGTCAAATATGGATCCGCAGACTCAGACTGGCTATTCTTCGATAGTATGGCTGACCGTGACG GCGGTCAGAACGGGTTTAACATCCCACAGGTTTCCCCATGCCCTGAAGTAGGGGCCTACCTGAAGATGACCCCTGAGGAACTTCACGCACTGGACCCCAAGAACATCCAGGGCTATGCACGCAGACTTCTCTGTGACGCTTATATGTGCATGTACCAGAGTCCCACCATGAGCCTCTATAAATAG
- the LOC109068658 gene encoding ubiquitin carboxyl-terminal hydrolase CYLD-like isoform X2, whose translation MSSALWSQEKSGGSFRDDWHFYIVVKECTVEKPGQKTLRIPRGSLGQACQERNSLGRTIPPSKGKRSLRILDQTNVVVSVDERDVMELEEKLAELLFPITNCEERYSLLRNRARLDRARDINCGSKVRVQLRFGDQPLPGVVRFKGALLPDRALSGIWFGVELLEEGRGQGFTEGSYQGQQLFRCEDECGVFVALDKLELWEDDELEVDRVTLEDNDQEVEGEGPPLEINSRVLVQTRDGPERGTVIFCDLLPGNESLGYYVGVDMDNPIGDWDGIIDGKQLCNFASLEHTRLVPICDVMPEYSMQDQRLPKVFACRAGSDKPGSQSKPKSKVGEDPAKSLTETPPDFNPSSSPSRAPPITSSLSNDNKFHSLPFSLSHKVGPSGSMSHGPLSLSAGSVMGEQQEVLPPATTPVQRPPSPTQSQPGLEVGSLVEVKENPPLCGVIRWVGLPPGLQEPLAGLELEEECVGCTDGTFKGIRYFTCPPKKALFVKLKCCRPDSRFPSLHNSPNPIERCNSIAFGGYLSEVVNENTPPRTENDGLEVMVGKKKGIQGHYNSCYLDSTLFSLFSFSSVLDTVLLRPRSKTDVEYYKETQDLLRTEIVNPLRIHGYVCATKIMKLRRILEKVEAASGFTSEEKDPEEFLNILFHHILRVDPLLKLRSAGQKVQDCYFYQIFMDKKDKVLVPTSQQLLEWSFINSDLKFAEAPSCLIIQMPRFGKDFKMFNKIFPSLELDITDLLDDTPRECRICGGLALYECRECYEDCDITPGKIKQYCEKCNTQVHLHPRRKSHRYVKLSVPKELQESVWRQGSYPHQQMELFAVLCIETSHYVAFVKYGSADSDWLFFDSMADRDGGQNGFNIPQVSPCPEVGAYLKMTPEELHALDPKNIQGYARRLLCDAYMCMYQSPTMSLYK comes from the exons ATGAGCTCTGCGCTATGGAGCCAGGAGAAGTCAGGAGGCAGTTTCCGCGACGACTGGCACTTCTACATTGTTGTAAAGGAGTGCACTGTGGAAAAGCCAGGCCAGAAGACTCTGCGCATCCCACGTGGCAGCCTTGGCCAGGCCTGCCAAGAGCGCAACAGCCTGGGTCGCACAATTCCGCCCAGCAAGGGTAAGCGCAGCCTACGCATTCTGGACCAGACCAATGTGGTGGTTAGCGTGGATGAACGGGACGTTATGGAGCTTGAGGAGAAGCTGGCAGAGCTGCTGTTCCCCATCACCAACTGCGAAGAGCGCTACAGCCTGCTGCGCAACAGAGCACGTCTGGACAGGGCACGCGACATCAACTGCGGATCAAAAGTTCGAGTGCAGTTGAGGTTCGGTGACCAGCCCCTTCCAGGCGTGGTCCGCTTTAAAGGAGCTTTGCTGCCCGACAGAGCGCTGAGTGGTATCTGGTTTGGTGTTGAATTGCTG GAGGAGGGCAGAGGTCAAGGTTTCACCGAGGGCTCTTATCAGGGTCAGCAGCTGTTTCGTTGTGAAGATGAATGCGGTGTCTTTGTTGCACTGGATAAACTTGAGCTCTGGGAAGATGATGAGCTGGAGGTAGATCGTGTGACGCTAGAGGATAATGACCAGGAAGTGGAAGGTGAAGGACCGCCACTGGAGATCAACTCTCGAGTGTTGGTGCAGACGCGGGACGGCCCAGAACGGGGCACTGTTATTTTCTGTGACTTACTGCCTGGCAACGAGAGTCTTGGATACTACGTTGGTGTTGATATG GACAATCCCATTGGAGACTGGGATGGGATCATCGACGGCAAACAGCTGTGTAATTTTGCTAGTCTTGAACACACCCGTCTTGTCCCCATCTGTGATGTGATGCCAG aaTACTCCATGCAGGATCAGAGGCTGCCCAAAGTCTTTGCCTGCAGGGCCGGCAGTGACAAACCTGGCAGCCAGAGCAAACCAAAGAGTAAAG TTGGCGAGGACCCGGCCAAATCCCTGACGGAAACACCCCCAGACTTCAATCCAAGCTCGTCCCCTTCTCGAGCTCCGCCCATAACCTCCTCACTGTCCAATGATAACAAGTTCCACTCCCTGCCCTTTAGCTTGAGCCACAAAGTTGGCCCCAGTGGGAGCATGAGCCACGGCCCACTCTCCCTGTCCGCTGGCTCAGTGATGGGGGAGCAGCAAGAGGTCCTGCCACCTGCTACCACTCCTGTCCAGAGGCCTCCGTCGCCAACACAAAGCCAGCCAGGGTTAGAGGTCGGGTCATTGGTGGAGGTTAAAGAGAACCCACCTCTGTGTGGGGTCATCCGCTGGGTTGGTCTACCTCCAGGTCTTCAAGAGCCGCTAGCTGGGCTAGAGCTG gaggAGGAGTGTGTGGGCTGCACTGATGGAACGTTTAAAGGGATTCGTTATTTTACGTGTCCACCAAAGAAAGCTCTTTTTGTCAAACTGAAGTGCTGCAGGCCTGACTCACGATTCCCATCCTTACATAATTCACCCAACCCCATAGAACGATGCAACTCCATAG ctttTGGTGGTTACCTAAGCGAAGTAGTTAATGAGAACACTCCTCCTCGGACAGAAAATGATGGTTTGGAGGTGATggtggggaaaaagaaaggaataCAAGGGCATTACAACTCCTGCTATCTAGACTCTACTCTGTTCAG TCTTTTCTCCTTTAGTTCTGTGTTGGATACGGTGCTCCTGAGACCAAGATCTAAGACTGATGTAGAATATTACAAAGAGACACAAGACTTACTGCGCACAGAAATAGTCAACCCACTACGAAT ACATGGCTACGTGTGCGCCactaaaatcatgaaacttaggAGGATATTGGAGAAAGTGGAGGCAGCGTCAGGATTCACTTCAGAAGAGAAAG ATCCTGAGGAGTTCCTCAATATCCTGTTTCATCACATCCTGAGAGTCGACCCTCTTCTCAAACTTCG GTCTGCAGGACAGAAGGTTCAGGACTGTTACTTCTATCAAATCTTTATGGATAAGAAAGATAAAGTGCTGGTGCCAACCAGCCAGCAGCTTCTGGAGTGGTCCTTCATCAACAGTGATCTCAAATTTGCAGAG GCCCCTTCTTGCCTTATAATTCAAATGCCACGCTTTGGGAAGGACTTTAAGATGTTTAATAAGATCTTCCCTTCTCTGGAGCTTGACATCACAGATCTATTAGATGACA ccCCTAGAGAATGTCGGATTTGTGGTGGCTTAGCTCTTTACGAATGCAGAGAGTGCTATGAAGATTGTGACATCACGCCAGGAAAAATCAAGCAGTACTGCGAGAAGTGCAATACACAG GTACATCTGCACCCACGGCGTAAGTCTCATCGTTATGTTAAGTTATCTGTCCCTAAAGAGCTACAGGAGTCGGTTTGGAGACAGGGATCTTACCCTCACCAGCAGATGGAGCTGTTTGCCGTGCTTTGCATTGAGACAAGCCACTATGTCGCCTTTGTCAAATATGGATCCGCAGACTCAGACTGGCTATTCTTCGATAGTATGGCTGACCGTGACG GCGGTCAGAACGGGTTTAACATCCCACAGGTTTCCCCATGCCCTGAAGTAGGGGCCTACCTGAAGATGACCCCTGAGGAACTTCACGCACTGGACCCCAAGAACATCCAGGGCTATGCACGCAGACTTCTCTGTGACGCTTATATGTGCATGTACCAGAGTCCCACCATGAGCCTCTATAAATAG
- the LOC109068656 gene encoding nucleotide-binding oligomerization domain-containing protein 2-like — protein MSTPQLILKQRAELLAVLCGGGSAEPLDCVLDLLLAWEVLVWEDYLSIQVAEKALNYKVRQLLDVVYDKGEDACSCLLAAMNQVLPEEQKAGLCFGEECAVVGKNRPDTATLTLLADRPVLVRKLRDNIDGALNVLLTTDCFTIKDCDVVQLPVYTPSQQVRRLLDQVRFKGETAAKTLLQFLEQTETTRPNPEDKENHPSANCMLYQKKLRSSVAAQSHTLSTYGGTGHFSLDDIYTDGLLEVMDGSGETTTLGLEDVVGPVGTLNDDADTFLVSGEAGSGKSTLLQRLHLLWAREALLTNIFLLFPFSCRKLNAEHRELSLKELLFLHCCWPDRGQDEVFQFILDHPNLVLFTFDGLDEFKQGFTDEERHCCPTKQVPIPVLLFNLLQGTLMKGVMKVVTSRPQAVGPSLKRYLRKEVLLKGFSPGGIDCFVKKHHSDPAMARRVIESLQANSVLLSLCHIPVFCWIVTKCHQELLGSQDGIPQTITDVYLLVLQHFFQRKSYQPQGVLGKAWLEEHLDTVLKLGQLALESLEASCYVFSGYELQRIGLTEQDVSMGFLIYCNDLSVTDCKRYEFLHITLQCFFAAFYLVLNRNSDRSAIYRLFQPKNKQLSGLSQRCLGHCIDSSVEGVKSHVTETPNLQITAQFVSGLLSQRHHNLLQECCPTAVRERKAKQVVKSLSKGMQRHFKSIPRPVEGEKKSMHAMPSFVWLIKCIYEMQDSSIAQDTMAKLDVEHLKLTYCNIGPVECTALAYVLKYLRNPVGLQLDNNSVGDVGVEQLLPCLHICHSLYLRNNNISDEGIRKLLEKGMKCERFQKIALFNNNLTDACTQHFAWLLKSKQNFLSLRLGNNNITSQGAEQLAEGLSSNQSLQFLGLWGNKIGDRGAEALADALRNSTTLIWLSLVDNGVGSAGASALAKLISQSKTLEELWLNKNCISREGVECLIEALKMNSSVKEVWLRGNNLSPEEEEELSKQESRLTF, from the exons ATGAGCACTCCCCAGTTGATCCTAAAACAGCGAGCAGAGCTTCTGGCGGTCCTGTGTGGTGGAGGCAGTGCCGAACCTCTGGACTGTGTTCTGGACCTGCTCCTGGCTTGGGAGGTTCTTGTCTGGGAGGATTACCTAAGCATACAAGTGGCAGAGAAAGCTCTAAATTACAAAGTCAGGCAACTTTTAGATGTGGTATATGATAAAGGAGAAGATGCATGCAGCTGTCTCTTGGCTGCGATGAACCAGGTCTTACCTGAGGAGCAGAAGGCTGGGCTGTGTTTTGGGGAAGAATGTGCTGTGGTGGGCAAGAACAGACCAGACACTGCAACTTTAACGTTACTGGCTGACAGGCCAGTGTTAGTGAGAAAGCTCAGAGATAATATTGACGGAGCATTGAATGTTTTACTAACAACTGACTGCTTCACCATTAAAGATTGTGATGTGGTGCAGCTACCTGTATACACACCCTCACAGCAG GTTCGGAGGCTGTTAGACCAAGTCAGGTTTAAAGGGGAAACTGCTGCAAAGACCTTACTACAGTTTCTAGAGCAAACAGAGACAACCAGACCAAACCCTGAAGATAAAGAAAATCATCCTTCTGCCA ATTGTATGCTTTACCAGAAGAAGCTGCGAAGCTCTGTTGCTGCCCAGTCCCATACCCTTAGCACCTATGGCGGGACAGGACATTTCTCCTTGGATGACATTTACACCGATGGACTTCTCGAAGTAATGGATGGCTCTGGTGAAACTACTACACTAGGGCTGGAGGATGTGGTGGGTCCCGTGGGGACTCTTAATGATGATGCTGACACCTTTCTTGTGTCTGGGGAGGCAGGAAGTGGCAAAAGCACACTGCTTCAGCGACTGCACTTGCTCTGGGCAAGAGAAGCTTTGCTCACAAACATTTTCCTGCTGTTCCCCTTCAGTTGCCGCAAGCTGAACGCAGAGCACAGAGAGCTGTCTCTGAAAGAGCTCCTCTTCCTGCACTGCTGCTGGCCTGATCGAGGTCAGGATGAGGTTTTCCAGTTCATCCTAGACCATCCTAATTTGGTCCTCTTTACTTTTGATGGGCTCGATGAGTTTAAGCAGGGTTTCACTGATGAAGAACGCCACTGCTGCCCCACAAAGCAAGTGCCTATACCTGTTTTGCTTTTCAATCTGTTGCAGGGTACGCTAATGAAGGGCGTTATGAAGGTGGTCACTAGCAGGCCACAGGCTGTGGGCCCATCACTGAAGCGCTATCTCCGCAAAGAAGTGCTTCTGAAGGGTTTTTCTCCTGGAGGTATTGATTGCTTTGTTAAGAAACATCACAGTGACCCTGCTATGGCTAGACGTGTCATAGAGTCCCTCCAGGCTAACTCGGTTTTGTTAAGTCTTTGCCACATCCCGGTCTTCTGCTGGATTGTGACCAAGTGCCACCAGGAGCTTCTGGGTAGCCAAGATGGTAttccccagaccatcactgatgTCTACCTCCTGGTCTTACAGCATTTCTTCCAGCGAAAGTCATATCAGCCCCAAGGAGTCCTGGGAAAGGCCTGGTTGGAGGAACATTTGGATACAGTGTTAAAACTTGGACAGTTGGCATTGGAAAGTCTGGAAGCCTCTTGTTATGTGTTCTCAGGATATGAGCTGCAAAGAATTGGGCTCACAGAACAGGATGTTAGCATGGGGTTCCTCATTTACTGCAATGACCTGTCTGTTACAGACTGTAAACGCTATGAATTTCTGCACATCACCTTACAATGCTTCTTCGCTGCTTTCTATCTCGTTCTCAATCGTAACAGCGATCGTTCTGCTATCTACAGACTCTTTCAGCCCAAGAACAAGCAGTTGTCGGGCCTGTCTCAAAGATGTCTGGGACACTGTATCGACAGTTCTGTAGAGGGGGTGAAGTCCCATGTGACAGAGACACCAAACCTCCAGATTACAGCTCAGTTTGTGTCAGGACTTTTATCTCAGCGGCACCATAATCTCTTGCAGGAATGCTGTCCTACTGCTGTGCGGGAACGCAAGGCCAAGCAGGTAGTTAAGTCTTTGTCTAAAGGCATGCAGAGACATTTCAAGTCCATTCCTCGTCCTGTAGAGGGTGAAAAGAAGAGCATGCATGCCATGCCAAGTTTTGTTTGGCTAATTAAGTGTATTTATGAGATGCAAGACAGCAGTATTGCTCAAGATACCATGGCTAAGTTGGACGTTGAGCACCTGAAGCTCACCTACTGTAACATTGGACCAGTGGAATGTACTGCTCTGGCGTATGTGCTGAAGTACCTGCGGAATCCTGTTGGGCTCCAGTTGGACAACAATTCAGTAGGAGATGTGGGCGTGGAGCAGCTTCTTCCATGTCTACATATTTGTCACTCCCTTTA TTTAAGGAACAATAACATATCAGATGAAGGAATCCGGAAACTTCTGGAAAAGGGAATGAAGTGTGAAAGATTCCAAAAAATAGC GCTTTTCAACAACAACCTCACAGATGCTTGCACCCAACACTTTGCTTGGCTGTTAAAATCAAAGCAGAACTTCCTGTCTTTGAG acTTGGAAATAATAACATCACATCACAGGGAGCAGAGCAGCTGGCAGAAGGCCTAAGCAGCAACCAGTCTTTGCAGTTTCTTGG ATTATGGGGTAATAAAATTGGGGACAGGGGAGCTGAGGCATTGGCAGATGCACTTAGAAATAGCACAACGCTAATATGGCTAAG TCTGGTGGATAATGGTGTGGGCAGTGCAGGTGCAAGTGCTCTGGCGAAACTTATCAGTCAGAGCAAAACTCTGGAGGAATTGTG gctaaataaaaactgtatcaGCAGAGAGGGGGTTGAGTGTCTAATAGAGGCACTGAAAATGAACTCTAGTGTTAAGGAAGTCTG GCTAAGAGGAAATAATCTGAgcccagaggaagaggaggagctgAGCAAGCAAGAAAGCAGATTGACCTTCTAA